The following DNA comes from Bryobacteraceae bacterium.
CCGAAAAAGCGATGCTCGCAAAGAGCGTGGCCGCCGTGCAGGAACTGGTGGACGTCCTGCAGAAGATGTAGTCAGTCCGCCTCGCCGCCAGACGGCGAATCTTGCGTGGGAGGATCCCGACCCGTGGACGAAAGTACAGTCAAAATCGTCGCCGCTATCCTTGCGGTCCTTTGCGTCGTCGCTATCATGATGCGCCGAAAGGGGAAAAAGCCAAAGAGTGCCAGCGAAGACGAGTTCTAAAGCATCCTCCGCAAGTTCGCCGGCTCCGCCTCCGATCGATGCCCATTACTGCAAGTTCCGGCTTCGCATCGGACCATCGAAGATTCACCGGTGGGGTGTCTTCGCCGCTCAAGACATCCCTCGCAACCGGAAGATCATCGAATATACCGGCGAACTGATCAGCCGGCGCGAAACCAAACGCCGGGCCGACGCGAGCGAGCACATCTACCTGTTCACGGTAAACTCCTACTGGTGCAAGGACGGATCGGTGGGCGGCAGCGGCGCTGAGTACATCAACCACTGCTGCGAGCCGAACGTCCGCGCCGTTGTCATCAAAGGTCACATCCTCTACATGGCGATGCGCGACATCCGCGCCGGCGAGGAACTCACCATCGACTACAATTTCGACAAGCACGTCGAAAAAGTCTCTTGCATCTGCGGCGCATCCAAGTGCCGCGGCACCATCAACGTCGTCGACTGACCGCCCGCAGCGGGCCTGCTGGCTACCGGCGTGCAGGAATGAGTCCGAAAGGACTCATTGCCATGAACCTCGCTGTCACGTGCGTTCTGGCTCTCGCCGCGATTCCTCTCCTCAAGGCGAATCCTCCGATGCGGGAGCCCCCCTCCAACCCCGCCGTCGAGCATGCCTTTGACGAGGCTCTTCGACAATCCTACGAACAACTCTTCGCCACGGCGGCCGGTCTCGAATTCTCGAAACCGCAGATCGAACGCAGGCGCAAATTCGAAGGGCAGGCCGGCGGCGACTGCAGGGAAAAGTTCAAGACCCTCGAGAAGCGCTTCGAGAATCGCGGGAGCGATCTCGAAAAGGACCTGAAGCGCCGGACAAGATCCCTCTCCGACACCGAACGGAGCGGCATTCGGTGCGAAATCCTCGAATGCCGCGCCCGGCGCGCCCAGGCCGATCATTTCCAAAGCACGGTGATCCCCAATGCCTACGCCAACCGGATCGCCAAACTCACTCTCATTGAGGAATGGCCCGCCGAGGAGCTGCGCATCGCTGAGGCCCTGCGTTCGGGCGAGTATCGGAACCGGCGGTGGGCGGATGTCAAAGACATCGGCTTCCGCGGCGTTGGCGACGGCCAGGAAAAAGATATCAAGAAAGGCAGCGAAGCGATCGAGGAGATGCGCCGCAACGGCATGCTTCCTCGAACGCTCACCGACTCCGAAGTGACCTCCTACGTCAACGGGCTCGCTGAAACGATCGCCGCACACAGCGATCTCCGGGCGCCAGTGAAAGTCACTCTTCTCGATTCCCCCGAAGTGAATGCGTTCGCCCTGCCGGGCGGCTTCCTGTTCATCAATCGCGGTTTGCTCGAGGCCGTCGAGAGCGATTCCCAGCTCGCCGGCGTGATCGCCCACGAGATCTCCCACGCCGCCGCCCGGCACGGACACCGTTTGATGCGGCGCGCCACGATCGCCAGCATCTTCTACCAGGCGGCCCAAGTGGCCGCGCTCGTCTTCACCGGCGGCGCCGGCATTGGAACCTACTACGCCATGCAGTACGGCTTCTATGGACTGGGCCTTGTCCTCAGCCTCGATCTCCTTGGTGTGAGCCGCGACTTCGAACTCGAAGCCGACCAGTTGGGCATTCAATACGCCTGGAACGCCGGCTACGACCCGCGCGGATTCATCCAGTTCTTTGACCGGATGGCCACCCGAGAAGGCTACATCCGTGGGGCGAGCTGGTTTCGCACCCACCCGCCGTTCTACGAGCGGATGGTCCACTCCGAACGCGAGATCCGATTCCTGCCGCCGCGGGAACAATGGATGGTCCGGACCACCGCCTTCGACGCCATGCGCGACCGTCTCCGCACACTGCCCGTACCCAAGGGTCCACCCGTGCCCGGCCGAACGCACGGCAAAACGCCTTCCCTGAGCGCTCCGAGCCTCGATTGCCCCAAGCCGAAGCTCGACTACTCAGACAACGATCCCCTCGAGAAGCTCTGCGCTCCGCTTTAGCTCCGCTTCCGCCGGCGCGAGCAAGCGCACGCCGCTATGGTTCGGATTCCAACGGGGCGAACAGGATAGCCTCCATCGCCCGGATCAGTTCCGGGATGCCCTTGCCTGTCACGGCTGAGATCGCATAGAAAGGCAGCCCACGGCGTTTCGCCATCCGCCGCAGGTTGTCGACCCGCTTGGCGTCCTGCGCGACATCGACCTTCGACGCCGCTACGATCATCGGCTTCGCCGCCAGTTCGGGGCTGAAGCTTTCCAGTTCTTTCATTACCACGCGAAAATCATGCGACGGCTGGCGCGCCGTGTACTCGGAGACGTCCACCAGGTGAACGAGCAACCTGGTCCGCTCGATGTGTTTCAGAAAACGGGCGCCCAATCCGGCGCCTTCGTGCGCGCCTTCGATCAGGCCCGGAATGTCGGCGACCACGAAAGTCCGGCCGTCTTCGAGGTTCACCACACCCAGGTTCGGCTCCAGCGTGGTGAACGGATAGTCGGCGATCTTGGGACGCGCGGCCGAGACGCGTGAGATCAGAGTGGATTTGCCGGCGTTGGGGAACCCGACGAGCCCGGCGTCGGCCAGAAGCTTCAATTCAAGCCGCAGGTGCTTCGCCTCGCCGGGGAAGCCGTCCTCATGCTCGGTGGGCGCCTGGCGCCAGGGTTTGGCGAAGTGGATATTGCCGCGCCCGCCGCGGCCGCCGTGCGCCACCACCACGCGCTCGCCGTGGGCCGTGAAGTCCGCCACCAGTTCGCCGGAGTCCTCATCGTAGACGACGGTCCCTACCGGCACCGGCAGTTCCACCGGTCGCCCGTCGCGGCCCGTCCTCATGCTACCCTCGCCGTGCCGGCCGCGCTCGGCCTTGTGCTCCGGATTGAACCGGAAATGGAGGAGGGTGTTGTAGTGCTGATTGGCCACCAGCACGACGTCCCCGCCCTTGCCTCCGTCGCCGCCGCTTGGCCCCCCGCGTGGAACGTACTTCTCGCGGCGGAAGGCGAGGCACCCGTTGCCCCCGTCGCCGGCTTTCACCTGGATGCGTACTTCGTCGATGAACATGACGGAAAAACGAAAAGCCGCCGCGGTTCACCCTGCGGCGGCCTCAACGAACTTGGATGCGGAAATCAGGCGTCGGTTCGAATGCTGATGAACTTGCCGAGCCGTCCGCGGTCCCGGAACTCCACCACGCCGGGGACTTTCGCAAACAGCGTGTCGTCCTTGCCGATGCCCACGTTCTCGCCGGGATAATACTTCGTACCCCGCTGCCGGACGAGGATCGAGCCGCCGGTGACCGTCTCGCCGCCGAATGCCTTCACTCCGAGCCTCTGCGCGTGCGAATCGCGCCCGTTCTTGGAACTGCCCAGCCCTTTTTTATGCGCCATTGATCAAACTCCTCTCCCCTGCCGTCCTTACGCCTGGATCTCGTTGACCTTGACGGCGGTGTAATACTGCCGGTGGCCGATCGTCCGCTTGTACTGCTTCTTGCGCTTGAACTTGAAAACGATCACCTTGGCCGCGCGGTCCTGCTCGGTGATGGTACCGAGCACCTTCACGCTGTCCGTAGCTTCACCGGTGGTCACCGCCCCGTCGTTCACCAGAGCAACCACGCGCCCGAGTTCCACCTGAGAGCCAACCTCGCCCGGTAGCTTGTCGACGCGAACCGTCTCGCCAGTGGCGACCCGATACTGCTTGCCGCCTGTCTCGATGACTGCGTACATGGTCTTACCTCGAATTCCGATTATTCGGTGGTCAGGCGCAAGCCCGACCTCAGCCGTTACGGAGAGGGGATCGCGCAGAAACCGAATTCTCATTTTGCCACGATGGGCCGTGGTCGTGCAAATCGGCCGCCCGCGGGGGTGCGCAAGGCCGGTCCGGCTACCGCTCCGGCGGCGACGAGCCCCAGAGGCTGAACAGCATCCCTACAATCGCGATCGCCGGGATAAACATGGTGAGATACATGGCTGGTTCCTGCTTCCACATTGATACGCGCAATCCACTCCCTAGAACAGGTCACCAACCGGGAATTTTCTCAGCGCCTGCCGACATACTCGCCGAACACGCGCCGCATCGCGTCGGAGATCTCGCCCACCGTGCACGCGGATCGCCCCGCCTTGAGGATCGCAGGCATCAGGTTCTCACCGCCCCGCGCGGCCTCCTCCACCGACGACAGGGCCGCTGAGATCGCTGCCGCATCGCGGTCCTTCTTCCATCCCGCGAACCGCTCCACCTGCGCCCGCTCCAGTTCCGGATCCAGCCGGAATGTGGGTAGCGGCGCTTCCTCCCGTCGATACCGGTTCACACCCACCACCACGCGCTCGCCAGACTCCACGTCCCGCTGATAGCGGTAGGCTTCCCATTCGATTTCCCCCTGCGGCCACCCCGCCTCAATCGCCGCCAGCATCCCGCCCATCTCCGTCACCCGCCCGATGATCGCTTCCGCTTCCGCCTCGATCCGGTCCGTCATCTCCTCGATCGCCACGGAACCTCCCAAGGGATCTGCCGTCGCGGCGATACCGGTTTCGTAGGCGAGGATCTGCTGCGTCCGCAGCGCCAGGCGCGCGGATTCCTCGGTCGGCAACGCCAGAGCCTCATCGCGTCCGTTCGTGTGAAGGGACTGCGTTCCGCCAAGCACCGCCGCCAACGCCTGTACCGTCACCCGCACCAGGTTGTTGTCCGGCTGCTGTGCGGCCAGCGATGCGCCGGACGTCTGCGAATGAAACCGCAACATTGCCGACCGGGGATCGCGCACGCCGTACCGCCCGGTCATGATGCGCGCATACAGCCGGCGCGCTGCGCGGAACTTCGCCGTCTCCTCGAGCAGATCGCTCGACGCATTGAAGAAGAACGAAAGGCGCGGCGCGAACGCGTCCGGGGTCAGTCCGGCCGCGATGGCCGCGTCTACGTAGGCGATCGCGTTCGCGAGCGTAAACCCCACCTCCTGCGCCGCCGACGAGCCCGCCTCCCGAATGTGATACCCGCTGATCGAGATACTGTTCCACTGCGGCAGCTCCCGCGCCGTCCAGGCGAACAGATCGGTGATGATCCGCATCGCGGCGCGCGGCGGGTAGATATAGGTTCCGCGGGCGATGTACTCCTTCAGGAGATCGTTCTGAATGGTGCCGGAGAGCTTGCGGCGATCAGCCCCCTGCCGGTCCGCCGCCAGCACATAGAAGGCGAGCAGAATCGCGGCCGTCGAGTTGATCGTCATCGACGTCGTGATCGCTTCGAGCGGAATCCCTTCGAACAGCCGCTCCATGTCGGCCGCCGAACAGATGGCGACGCCCACACGCCCCACTTCGCCTGCCGCCAGCGGATGGTCGGAATCGAGCCCCATTTGGGTGGGAAGGTCGAAGGCAACAGAGAGTCCGGTGGTTCCCTGCGAAAGCAGGTAGCGATAGCGGGAGTTGCTCTCCTCAGCCGTACCGAAGCCCGCATACTGGCGCATCGTCCAGAGCCGACGCCGGAACATTTCCGGGTAAATGCCGCGCGTGTATGGGAACTCGCCGGGGTTGTCCGAACTCACCCCTTCAGTCTACCCGCGTCAATCGGTGGGCGTGACCCAGGCGCGGTCGATCTCGACGAGTACGCTCCGCTGCAGCAGGGTGACGGAAAGCACCAGGCGAAGCGAGCGCTTCACCTCCACCACCTTGCCCTCTAGGCCCGCCAATGGACCGTCGTCAATCCGGACGGTTTCTCCAGCTAACGGGTGGTCCTCGCAGGGCTCACACTCAAGCTCGTTATCGCAGACCTTGCGCAGCGCGTCGATCTCTTCTTCGTCTACTTCCGCGCATCCCCGCCCGAAACCAACGATGTCCACCACTCCCGGGGTCGCCAGCACCGCGCCCTTGGTCGCCGGATTGAACCGGCAGAACACATATCCCGGAAATAGAGGTAAATCTACGGCTTGGATCCGATCGCTCCACTTCCGCCGACTCCTGTAGAGCGGAACGAACGGCTCGTATCCCCGGCTTTCGAGCAAAGATCCCGCCATTTTTTCATGGCGTGACCTGACTCGCAGGGCGAACCACGGAAAACAGCCTCGGTCAAACATAGCCCTCTCGCGCGCTCTTCAAACGTCGATTCGATGAAAAACGCCTCACTCCTTGCGTTAAGTGCCCCTCCCGGCGCAGGCAGCTAACCGCAGTATCCGGGCAAACCACCCTCATGTCAAGACTGAACTGAGAGCCCACGCTGGAATCAGCTCATTGGAGTGTAAAATGCGATAAAAGTACTAATATTCCCGGCGTTAAAGTACCGGAACGAAAACTCGAATCGTTCTAGTCCAATAGTCCCGGTTACTCGACCGTCCGGACCAGCTTCTCGAGTACGCCCAAATCCTGTGGCCGTGTTGACGATGTTGCGATCCTTGGTCCCAACGGTCGCGATACCAGTTGCAGTTCTCGAAGACATCGTAGTGATCCTTGCGCCACTTCGTGAATCGTTCGCGACACTTCGCGAGCTTCTTCGCCTGTCCACGATCCAGGTATGCCGGTTGTCACGGATAGCGCGCCATTCCGTGCCGTCGCGCCACGCCGCTGTCGCGCCCATCCCCTGTAGATAGGCCGCGTCTCGCGTTCGCTTCCTCTCGCCGAGCGCCACACCGGCGAAGCTCTCCCGTTCCACGGCCGCGGCGCGGAGGGCTCCATCATGTCGAGCAAAGTGGGCATAATGTCCGGCGAATGGAAACGCGCATCCATCATCCGCCCAGATTCTCGAAGTAATCGGCCGGCGGGGTGGCCCAGGCATCGGCATAGGGATCGCGCTGCTCGGAGTAGTTGGGCCGCGCCGGGAGCTTCTTGTTGCGGAATCACTCCGCATACTCGGGCGGAACGTTGTTCCAGGCCCAAGGATCGTGCGGTGGACACCACGAAAGAACCATGGCGAACGGCTGCTCTTGTTTCGATGCTCCCGGCACCCAGTCGATCGCCATGTTGGTTTGCGAATCCGGTTCGTAGATCTTGCGGATCTCCCGACGCGGCGTATCCCGGAAGTAAGGCGAATCGTAGTAAGTGTGGTTGAAGTTGTATGCCGCCCAGTAACCATCGAACCCCATGTGGTTTGGCCCCGGAGGTGCGAAGCCGTTCCGCGTCTCGTCGTGATGGCCCAGTTCGTTGGCCCAGAGATGCCACTTCCCCAGGTATGCCGTCCGGTAGCCCGCCTGTGTCGCCACGTGCCCGAAGCACTCGTGGTTCGGGCTCATGCGCAGTTCGTTGATCACCATCCCCGTGGACGACTGCTACTTCACCGGTCATCAACGTCGCGCGGTACGGCGCACATACCGGCGACGAGGCCACCGCCGCGCCGAAGCTGAAGCTCTCGGCGACGAGCCGGTCGATGTTCGGCGTCTGTGCGTGTTCGTCGCCCGCATAGCCCCAGCGATGGTGCCCAAGCTGATCGGCGAAAACGAAACAAGGTTCGGCCGGCGCTGCCGGGCTCCGGCCTTTCCCGTAGCCAGCGTGGCGCCGCCGAGGGCCGCGGCGAAGGTCCGGCGATCGATCGTCGAATGCGCGTGAGCGCGGCTCACCCGGCATGCTCCAGGTGAAACGGGTCCTCTTGGCCGCCGCGCGATGGTCGATGCATCTTCAGCAACGATCTCGCGCCGATCGTAGCGGCCGCACAACCCGGGCCGCTGGCGGGTCAGAATTCCAGCTTGAAAATAATCTGCTGGTACAGCCGCCCGCCCTGACCCGAAAAGCTCCCCTGGTTCCCATTGATCTTTCCGAAGTTCTGCGGGTTCCGGAAGTCCACCGTGCTGTTCGGCGGATTGAAGAAGTACCGCTTGAACGGGTTGTTCACGTCGTAGCGCAGCGTCCCTTTCAGCCGCTCGAGGAATACGAAGGTCTTCGAGATGCTCAACTGGTGCCAGAACATCCCCGGACCGGTGACGATGTTGCGGCCGGAGTTGCCCGCCGTGAACGAAGCCGGGTAGGCGAAGGCGCTGATATCAGCCCACGGAAGGGCGCAGGCAACCTGGTGCCGGCAGGGGCCGTGCGCGTCCCACGGGATCTTGATGTCGTCGTAGGTCTTGCCCGGAGCCATGTTGGCGCGCGCCGCGCCGGGCAGGAAGACGTTGCTCGCGCCGGTGAAGCCGAAGGTAAGCGGTACGCCGTTCTCGAGCGTCTGGATGGCGTTGAGTTCCCAGTTGCCGAGCACGCCGTTCACGAACCAGTTCGCATCGGTCATCCACCTCTTGCCCTTGCCGAACGGCAGCTCCCACAGCCCGTAGGTTACCCAGCGATGCCGCACGTCGTAGCTCGAACGCGCTTTCTCGAGCCGCCGGTTGTAGAAAGTGATGCCCGTCCCGGTGCCGTCGTCGGAAGCCTCGTCGATCGCCTTGGCGAACGTGTAGAACGACGCCAGCGAGAACCCGCTCGACATCCGCTTCTCCACCTTCACCGTCCCTGAATGGAACGAGGAATGGCCATAGTTGGAGTAGTGGAGAATCGAGCCGAAATGCGGGAAGGGCTTGTAGTTCTGCACGTTCCGGCGGATGGTGTCGAGCGTCGTGAAATCGCTTGCGACATTCAGCGGAACGGCGTTGATGTCCCACCGGTTCAGCAGTCCCACGCCGGCCGACCCCTGGTAGTTGAGGTCGAGGAGCATGTTGCTCCGCAGTTCATACTGGAATCCGCCGTTCCAGTTCATCGTGTACGGCATCCGCATGTTCGGGTCGTACCAGGAAACACTGCGGCCGGAGTAGTTCGTGCCGACGAACGGAGCCGATCCATCCGCCGCGGTGTTGAACCGCACCGCTCCCGGCCCGTTGCGGAGGTAGAACGCTACGTCCGGATTGCCCACCGGCGGCTGGACGGTCGCGGTCGCGAAGTACTCTTCGAAGTTCTCGTTCAGGCCGTTGGTCCACAGGTCGAGCGTATTCACGGCGAAACCGCCCCGGAACACGAGCCTCGGGTTAATCGTGTAAGCCATGCCGATGCGCGGCTGCCAGTTGTTGAGGTCGCGCTTCGAAAGCAGCCCCTTCGGATGCGTGAGCGCGCCCTGGCGGCCGGTGAGCGCGTCGACCGCGGTGGGGTCGAACTGGCTCTGCTGTCCCCACTTGGTTGAAAACGGCGACTCGTACTGCCACCGAAGCCCCAGGTTCAGCGTCAGTTTCGGCGTGACCTTCCAGTCGTCCTGGAAGTAAGCCGCGTGTCCCCACCAACGCGGCAGCCAAGTCGCCAGGTCGCGCGTGAAATCGGACCGGGTGACGCCGCCCAGCATCAACGAGGCAAACGCATTGCCCGTGTTCGGCGTGAAGGGTTGTTCGGTGCCGCCCATGCGGTAGACGCCCGACGGCTCCGACGCGACCCGGACATTGTGCCGCGTCCGCATCAGCTCGTAGCCGGCTTTCAGCGTGTGGCGCCCGCGCACGACGGTAAGGTTCTCCTGAATGCTGAAGTTCTCGGCGACCTCCTGCGAAGGCCCGCCGGGGAAGTTGAAGATCAGCATTCCGCCGCTGGCGTTGCGGAAGTTGGGCATGGTGTCCGCGCTCACGCCGGGGATTCCCAACTGCTGCGCCCAGTTCGCGCCAGCGCTTTCCGGAACGCGGGTGAAGTTGCGGCGGTTGCCTCCGAACCGGATCTCGTTCACCATCGTCGGAGACAACGTGAGGGTGTCGGAAACCACGAGCTGGTTCTGGTTGATCGGGATCGGCGTTACGTTGAAGTCGAAAATCGGATTCTGCACCGCCACCTGCCAGCGCCCGTTGAACGAGCGATGGCGAAAATACGATTCGCGTGCGAAGATCTTGTGCCGGTCCGAGAAGGAATGGTCGATCTTCCAGTCGAGCCCGGTGCGGTAGGAGCGATACACGGTGTCGGCCGAGAGATTGTTCACCGGGCCGGTGCGGTTGATGAACGCCTGGTTGTTCCGGTTGCTCGGCGCCGTGTACGGGTTCAGGCTGATGAACTTGCTGAACACGGGATCGACGCGCGAAAGCGGGAGTTGATTGCCGGGAAACTGCGTTCGCCGGTAGGTCCCGTTGGTAAGCGTTAGCGAGGCGGGGTCGAAGATCGGGTCGCCCACGCCGCCGAAAGCGAAGTCGCCGGCCAGCATTTCGGGCGATGGCACCGTCACATCCGCGTTTTCGGACGCCTTCTCGTGGTGCCGCTGGAATCCCCACAGCCAGAACGTCTTGTTGCGGCCGTCGTACAGTTTCGGAATCACAACCGGACCCGAGAACGACGAAGACATGAGATGGAACCCGAAGTTGTTGGTGGGCAGGTTGGCGTCCTGCCAGTTGCGGTGGATGAAGTGCCGCGCCATGTATCGTTCTTCGAGGACGCCATGGAGGCGATTCGTTCCGCTCTTATAGACGATCGACATCACGCCGCCGCCGGAGTGCCCATACTCGGCCGGCAGCACCGTGGTGATGATCTTGATCTCCTCCATGTTGTGCTCCACCGTCGACATGTTGCGCCCGGTGCCGATCACGCCTGTCCCAGGCGTCAGCGACGAGACGCCGTCGCTGGTCATCGAGAACGATCGGGACCGGCCGCCCGCCGCGTGGCCGAAGCCGCGCTGCGACGTCACGCCCGGCACGTACCACAGCATGGACTCCACCTTCATTTGCGGCGACGGCAGCTTCATCAGCTCCT
Coding sequences within:
- a CDS encoding SET domain-containing protein-lysine N-methyltransferase, with protein sequence MPAKTSSKASSASSPAPPPIDAHYCKFRLRIGPSKIHRWGVFAAQDIPRNRKIIEYTGELISRRETKRRADASEHIYLFTVNSYWCKDGSVGGSGAEYINHCCEPNVRAVVIKGHILYMAMRDIRAGEELTIDYNFDKHVEKVSCICGASKCRGTINVVD
- a CDS encoding M48 family metalloprotease, which gives rise to MNLAVTCVLALAAIPLLKANPPMREPPSNPAVEHAFDEALRQSYEQLFATAAGLEFSKPQIERRRKFEGQAGGDCREKFKTLEKRFENRGSDLEKDLKRRTRSLSDTERSGIRCEILECRARRAQADHFQSTVIPNAYANRIAKLTLIEEWPAEELRIAEALRSGEYRNRRWADVKDIGFRGVGDGQEKDIKKGSEAIEEMRRNGMLPRTLTDSEVTSYVNGLAETIAAHSDLRAPVKVTLLDSPEVNAFALPGGFLFINRGLLEAVESDSQLAGVIAHEISHAAARHGHRLMRRATIASIFYQAAQVAALVFTGGAGIGTYYAMQYGFYGLGLVLSLDLLGVSRDFELEADQLGIQYAWNAGYDPRGFIQFFDRMATREGYIRGASWFRTHPPFYERMVHSEREIRFLPPREQWMVRTTAFDAMRDRLRTLPVPKGPPVPGRTHGKTPSLSAPSLDCPKPKLDYSDNDPLEKLCAPL
- the obgE gene encoding GTPase ObgE; this encodes MFIDEVRIQVKAGDGGNGCLAFRREKYVPRGGPSGGDGGKGGDVVLVANQHYNTLLHFRFNPEHKAERGRHGEGSMRTGRDGRPVELPVPVGTVVYDEDSGELVADFTAHGERVVVAHGGRGGRGNIHFAKPWRQAPTEHEDGFPGEAKHLRLELKLLADAGLVGFPNAGKSTLISRVSAARPKIADYPFTTLEPNLGVVNLEDGRTFVVADIPGLIEGAHEGAGLGARFLKHIERTRLLVHLVDVSEYTARQPSHDFRVVMKELESFSPELAAKPMIVAASKVDVAQDAKRVDNLRRMAKRRGLPFYAISAVTGKGIPELIRAMEAILFAPLESEP
- the rpmA gene encoding 50S ribosomal protein L27 gives rise to the protein MAHKKGLGSSKNGRDSHAQRLGVKAFGGETVTGGSILVRQRGTKYYPGENVGIGKDDTLFAKVPGVVEFRDRGRLGKFISIRTDA
- the rplU gene encoding 50S ribosomal protein L21, whose amino-acid sequence is MYAVIETGGKQYRVATGETVRVDKLPGEVGSQVELGRVVALVNDGAVTTGEATDSVKVLGTITEQDRAAKVIVFKFKRKKQYKRTIGHRQYYTAVKVNEIQA
- a CDS encoding methylmalonyl-CoA mutase family protein, which codes for MSSDNPGEFPYTRGIYPEMFRRRLWTMRQYAGFGTAEESNSRYRYLLSQGTTGLSVAFDLPTQMGLDSDHPLAAGEVGRVGVAICSAADMERLFEGIPLEAITTSMTINSTAAILLAFYVLAADRQGADRRKLSGTIQNDLLKEYIARGTYIYPPRAAMRIITDLFAWTARELPQWNSISISGYHIREAGSSAAQEVGFTLANAIAYVDAAIAAGLTPDAFAPRLSFFFNASSDLLEETAKFRAARRLYARIMTGRYGVRDPRSAMLRFHSQTSGASLAAQQPDNNLVRVTVQALAAVLGGTQSLHTNGRDEALALPTEESARLALRTQQILAYETGIAATADPLGGSVAIEEMTDRIEAEAEAIIGRVTEMGGMLAAIEAGWPQGEIEWEAYRYQRDVESGERVVVGVNRYRREEAPLPTFRLDPELERAQVERFAGWKKDRDAAAISAALSSVEEAARGGENLMPAILKAGRSACTVGEISDAMRRVFGEYVGRR
- a CDS encoding UpxY family transcription antiterminator → MFDRGCFPWFALRVRSRHEKMAGSLLESRGYEPFVPLYRSRRKWSDRIQAVDLPLFPGYVFCRFNPATKGAVLATPGVVDIVGFGRGCAEVDEEEIDALRKVCDNELECEPCEDHPLAGETVRIDDGPLAGLEGKVVEVKRSLRLVLSVTLLQRSVLVEIDRAWVTPTD
- a CDS encoding sulfatase-like hydrolase/transferase, yielding MVINELRMSPNHECFGHVATQAGYRTAYLGKWHLWANELGHHDETRNGFAPPGPNHMGFDGYWAAYNFNHTYYDSPYFRDTPRREIRKIYEPDSQTNMAIDWVPGASKQEQPFAMVLSWCPPHDPWAWNNVPPEYAE
- a CDS encoding carboxypeptidase regulatory-like domain-containing protein, coding for MRFGRLFGAILTMALGAWGQTGQGTIVGTVTDTTGAIMAGVQVRITGKDTGFTYSPTTNTEGLYRQPYLNPGMYEVAFETQGFKKLVRTNIQVRSTETVRLDAQLEVGQVVESVEVGASATLLETETSSTGHLVTTKELMKLPSPQMKVESMLWYVPGVTSQRGFGHAAGGRSRSFSMTSDGVSSLTPGTGVIGTGRNMSTVEHNMEEIKIITTVLPAEYGHSGGGVMSIVYKSGTNRLHGVLEERYMARHFIHRNWQDANLPTNNFGFHLMSSSFSGPVVIPKLYDGRNKTFWLWGFQRHHEKASENADVTVPSPEMLAGDFAFGGVGDPIFDPASLTLTNGTYRRTQFPGNQLPLSRVDPVFSKFISLNPYTAPSNRNNQAFINRTGPVNNLSADTVYRSYRTGLDWKIDHSFSDRHKIFARESYFRHRSFNGRWQVAVQNPIFDFNVTPIPINQNQLVVSDTLTLSPTMVNEIRFGGNRRNFTRVPESAGANWAQQLGIPGVSADTMPNFRNASGGMLIFNFPGGPSQEVAENFSIQENLTVVRGRHTLKAGYELMRTRHNVRVASEPSGVYRMGGTEQPFTPNTGNAFASLMLGGVTRSDFTRDLATWLPRWWGHAAYFQDDWKVTPKLTLNLGLRWQYESPFSTKWGQQSQFDPTAVDALTGRQGALTHPKGLLSKRDLNNWQPRIGMAYTINPRLVFRGGFAVNTLDLWTNGLNENFEEYFATATVQPPVGNPDVAFYLRNGPGAVRFNTAADGSAPFVGTNYSGRSVSWYDPNMRMPYTMNWNGGFQYELRSNMLLDLNYQGSAGVGLLNRWDINAVPLNVASDFTTLDTIRRNVQNYKPFPHFGSILHYSNYGHSSFHSGTVKVEKRMSSGFSLASFYTFAKAIDEASDDGTGTGITFYNRRLEKARSSYDVRHRWVTYGLWELPFGKGKRWMTDANWFVNGVLGNWELNAIQTLENGVPLTFGFTGASNVFLPGAARANMAPGKTYDDIKIPWDAHGPCRHQVACALPWADISAFAYPASFTAGNSGRNIVTGPGMFWHQLSISKTFVFLERLKGTLRYDVNNPFKRYFFNPPNSTVDFRNPQNFGKINGNQGSFSGQGGRLYQQIIFKLEF